The genomic interval GTTTGAGATTGCAGATCACTCTTCCGCTGAAGTTGCTGAGCCTCATAATCCATgaattttgttcttcatgtaaataataaattttctattttgtttatGACCGTCAGAACTTTTATAGACTCGTGGTACCTttctaattgtttttattaaatttttctttatggaTTGCCCTGGAAAGCAATTTGGGGAACTGTGCTTGCTTGTCTTTAGGCTATTCAGTGCCTTAAGAAGCATGGTAGACTTTGCGTGCTCGTTCCTAAGCGATGGAGCAGGAATAGGCATGTATTTGCCTTAAtagaatttgtttaattttccaGCTCGTCCTTTAGTCGACTGAGCAGGAATAGACACATGTTTTGCCATAGCTAATTTTGTAGAGTTTGCTTGCTGGTCCTTTAGACGACCGAGCAAGAATAGACACATGTTTGCCTTAGCGAATTTTGTAGAATTTACCTACTGATCCTTTAGACGACCGAGCAGGAATAGGCACATGttttgccttagtaaaatttattctaaCAAGATAGCCATGAGCTGAATTCATCTCTATTGAAGTTTTGAAGGTTACAACAGGTAGAACACACACTCATGCTACAACTCATTAATACATCTAAtgaaaataacttaatgagaagAAACTTCATAAAGTACTTTGCTTACtggaaatatttctttaaGTGCTCGGAATTCCATGATCTTTTCACCTCTCGTCCATCCAGGTGGGCCAGCTTATATGCTCCTAGGCCAGTTGGTCGTACCACCCTGTATGGGCCTTCTCAGTTCGGGCCAAGAACGCCCTGGTTAGGATCTCTTGTGTTTTGGTTCACCTTTTTAAGCACCCAATCCCCGGCTCGGAATTGCCTTATGCGTACATTCTGGTTGTAGTAGCGCATAATCATTTGTTGGCACTGAGCTACCTTCCACGAGGCCCTTTCTCTTTTCTCCACCAGCACCTCATTGAAATATTCTGTCCCGTGTGTCCCTATTCCAATTTCTGCTAGGACCACAGCCTCATGACCGAAGGCTAAGGCAAACGGGGTTTCTCTCGTTGTGGTTTTATGTGTTGTCAGGTAAGCCCATAATACTCTCGGTAGTTCATCACCCCAAGCTCCCTTCTTCTCTCCCAGCCTGGTTTTCAGGAGCTTTTTTATAACCTTGTTAGCTGCCTCTACCTGCCCATTTGCCTAGGGATGTGCCGGGGAACAAAACTTCAACTCTACGCCTAAGTTTTGGCAAAACCCTCTGAAATTATGGTTGTCAAATTGTCTCACATTGTCCGTTATGATGGCATAGGGGATTATGTATCTGTAAATGATGTTCTTCTAGACAAAACCAGTTGTTTTCTTCTCCGTGATTTGGCTAAGGGCTTCCACTTCCACCAATTTCTTGAAGTAGTCTATAGCCACAATTGCATGTGTTGCAGCTCCTCGCCCTTTGGGCAATGGACATATCAAGTCAATCCCCTACTGGGCAAAGTGCCAAGGGGATGACATAGCAGTTAGTGTCTCTGGGGGCTGAGCATGGATATATGAGAAACTTTGCTAGGCTTTACAACTTCTGGTCATCTCCTTCGCATCCTGGTGCATGGTTGGCCAAAACTATCTCTGTCGTAGCATTTTGAACGCTAAAGTCCTTGCTCCCGAATGATTGCCACATATTCCTTCATGTATTTCTCTTAACACATAATTAGCTTCCTCGTCGTCTAAGCACCTCAACAGGGGTAAGGTGAACCTTTGGCGGTAAAGTACCCCATCAAGTAATGTATACCTTGCCGCTCGGCATTTCAACCTCCTTACTTGCTTTCTATCCTTTGGTAAAATGCTATCACGGATATACGAGAGAATTGGATTCATCCAGGACTTTTCGGCGTCTACCTTCATTATTTCTATTTCCTCCCCTATGCTTGGCGAGGTCCTTACTTCTACTGGGACTGACTTGGGCAACTTCGGATCTACAGTCGCAGCCATTCTGGCAAACATATCTGCTCGATAATTCTCGGTCCTGGCTATCTGCTTTATTTCTACCTCTCGAAAGAGCCCAATCATCTTCTTtgccttcttcaaataaatctCCATCTTCTCTCCCCTTGCCTGAAAATGCTCACTAAGCTGATTACAGACCAGTTGAGAATCTGTTCAGATCTCTACCCTTTCTAGTCGTAGTGCATGTGTCAGCCTAAGCCTAGTAATGAAGGCTTCGTACTCTGCCTGGTTATTCATGAGCTGGAACTCGAATTTTACTGCATAAGAGACCTCGGTCCCTTCTGGGCTCCGTATCACCACCCCTGCTCCGGACCCTTGGTCACTGCGTGATCTATCGACCATTATCAACCATACCCTCTTTGGCCTTTCTTACTTAGCCGGTTGCTCCCCGTGAACCCATTCCTCTGGTTCTATATAGTCCAATACAAAATTGGCTAAGGCTTGGGCTTTGACTGCTCCTTGGAGTCGGTAAGTTAAGTCAAACTTGCTCAGCTCCATAGACCATTTTACTAACCGACCAGATGCATTTGGTTTTAGGAGCGTTTACCGGAGAGGTTGATCAGTCATCACAACTATTAGGTGCGCCTGAAAGTATGGTCTGAGCTTACGTGCTGCTATTGCTAAAGCCAGCGTCCATTTCTCTATCACGGGATATCTGGTTTCCGCGTCCACCAAGGCCTTGCTAGTGTAGTACACTGGGTGTTGCTTTCCTTTATCTTCTCTGACTAACACTGAACTGGTAGCCCACTTGGAGATAGCCAAGTACAAGTACAACTCGTCGCCCTCTCTCAGCGTTGATAACAGTGGGGCACTGCCAAGATACTCCTTCAGCTGCCCAAATGGCTCCTCGTATTTTGTTGTTCACTCTATTTTCCTTCCCTTTCTTATAATTTGGAAGAAAGGGTGACATTTATCCGTGGCCCTCGAAATGAACCGGTTCAATGCTGCCAATTTCTTTGTACGGCTTTGCACCTCTTTGACTGTTTGGGGGGACTTCATTTCTATCACTGCCCGTATTTTTTCTAGGTTGGCCTCTATTCCTCGGTGGCTCACCAAGAACCCCAAGAATTTACCCGAGCTAACTCCAAATGCACATTTCTCGAGATTCAACTTCATTCGATATTTCCTTAGCATGTCAAAGGTTTCTTCCAAATGCTGCACATGGTCTACTAGCTCTCTGGACTTCGTAATCATATCTTCCACGTACACTTCCATGGTGTGACCAATTAATGGCTTGAAAATCTTATTCACCAACTTTTGATAGGTTGCCCCTGCGTTTTTCAAGCCAAATAACATTACCCTGTAGCAAAACAAACCCATGTTAGTTATAAACATAgtgctctcctcatcctgTTTGTCCATGGGTATCTGATTATATCCAGAAAAAGTATCCATAAAGCTGAGCAGGCTGTGACCCGCCGTTGAATCAACCAACTGATCTATTTTAGGCAAGGGAAAACTATCCTTTGGGCATGCCTTGTTgaggtctgtgaaatccacacacattcTCCATTTCTCATTTgccttctttaccaacacCACATTGGAGATCTATTATGGATATTTAGCCTCCCTTATGAATCCTGCTCGCAATAGCTTCTCTACCTCAGcgtttatggcctcgtacctTTCCTGTTAAAACATTTCCTTTTTTGTCTCATTGGCCTAGCCCCCTTTCTGATAGCTAACTTATGACAGGCGACCACGGGATCAATTCCTAGCATGTCTTCATATGACCAGGCAAATATGTCTGCATGAGACTGTAGGTATCTTATCAGCTCACCCCTTGTAGCCTCGCTCAATCCTGACTCAATCTTTACTACTTTGCTCGGGTCATCTTTGCTTACCAGAACCTCCTCTAGTTTCTCAGTTGGTTCCTGGCGACCCTTCTTGGAGTCTCCTCGGCTATCCAATGTGGTAACTTGTAATGTTTCTTTGGTGGCTGTAGCATAACAAATCCTCGCTATCCTTTGGTCTCCTTTCACCACGCCCACAACCCCATTCACTCTATACTTCAACGCTAGATAATGCGTGGATATGACACATTGGCTTACCCTCATGAAAGGTCGCCTAAGTATTATATGGTAAGGGCTTTTCTCCTCCACCACCACAAAGTCCAGCATTACTGTTTTTTCAAACGGTTTTTATCCCACAGTAATCGACAGCTTGATGATCCCCATGGGAGTCAACCGTTCTTCACCAAATCCCTTCAACGGTGTGTTCGTCCGCTCCAACTTCAAGTCTGCGATTCCCATCTCATCCAATGTCGACTTAAAAAGTATATCGACCGAGCTACCTGTGTCCACCAATATCTGCTGGAACTCTTTACCCGCCACGGTCGCCTTAATTACTAGTGTGTCCTCGTGGGGGTATAAGACACATTCTTCATCATCGTCTGTCCACATAATGGGAACTTGTCTCACCTTCGCCCTCTTGGCTGCCGGTAAATTGAAAAGCACTTCTTTGTTGGTCAGGGCATATCGTCCATAATTCTTCCTAGCCCTGTTTGAATCTCCAGCCAATGTCGGCCCTTCTGCTATCACCTGGATGGTTGGCTGCTCACGCTCCAGACTCCTTTCAGTTCCATCCCCCAACGTATACTGTGACAGGAAATGCTTCATCTACATACTCATCCAGATATCGGTTTCTCACCAGATCCTCCACTTGATTTTCCAAATCCCGGCACTGGCCGATGGTGTGACCATGAGTGTCGTGGAACTTGCAAAACCTGCCTTTATTCCGTTTATGAGCTGGTTTGGTTACAGGGGCAGGGGGATACAGGAGACCTCGTCCTTTAATCCTTTCATATAGCTCTTCCATAGAAACTTTCAGTGGGGTGTACTATTTATACACTAGGCTTTGGTCAATCAATTGGACTGCTCGGCTGTCGTGAAAATCGTCTCGGGCCGGGGCTAGGGGTGGCTGGTTTGGTCGGCCAGTTCTGGGGTTAATTGCATTCAACACCCTGGGAGTATTGTGATAAGAATGGGCAGCCATCTGCCGGAATTCTCGCTGCCGCTCCAGGAATGAGGGGCACTGAGGCTGAGCTCGGCTGTATTGGAATTGTTGTGGTCTTTGAGTTATCGGGTAAGGGCGGGGCCGAGCTGATGCTCCCCCCATTATTGATGATTCCCCAGCTCACTTTCCCGACCCGCTTCCACTCAGTATTCTCTTCTCCTTTCGCCTCAGCTCCTCCAACTGTTCACTCTTTACCCTCGCCATTTTCTCCTCTTCAATTTCTATATCTCTCTTCGTCTGCTTACACCCCGCTGAATAACTCTGAATGATGGGATTTCTCAAGTTGTACCATAATCGGCTTATCCTCACACCTTCTTTTAACCTTTTCAGTGCTTGTGGGTGATTGAAAGCCCCCAAATCAAGCACGGCTCGATGATATCTCTTCACGAAATCCCGAAGAGATTCGTGCTCCTCTTGCTTTATCCCCGTCAACTCCATCATATAGTCCTCTGGGGCTACCGCTTTGCGAAACTGCTCGGCCAACTCTTGGCACATCTGCTCATAGCCCCTTATACTTCATCACGGCAACTTTCGGTACCACTCTCGGGCTCGTCCCTCCAACGTCAATGGGAACACCCTACATCTCTGAGCTGGTGCTAACCCCTGTACACCCGTCATATCATTAAAACGTTCAATATGTACCAGCGAGTCACTTCCCTTGGAATATTTGCGGTCGAAAAAGCGAAAATCTCTTGGGATCACAGTGCCCATGATCTCGGCTGATAGACGAGACTCATCATCTAACATTATCCTCCAGCTCGGTGGCTTTCTCTTGCCCTGCATTTCATCCATCACATGCGCCAACCGTCGCACCTCTCCCTTCAATTCCAAAGCCCGATCAGAATCGCGCGCAGCTACCTGGTCACACTCCTGCTCAATATTATGCAGTTGTTGCCTGAGTTCACTTTCCTCAGCATTTGCTCCTCGGCTATCAATTACCAGAACCCACCCAGAGCGAGATTGGTCTCTCCCTTCATCCACATGCTCTCCTAGGATCCATACTGCACTTCTATGGGGATGTACCCCATAAGGTTGCTCCCCCAACAGAGGAATTTCTTCGTTTTTATGCCTTTGATGCCTGGGCTCTACCATGGCTTCATCCCTCGCCACGGTGGTCTCATAATCCCTCCTCCGTTCATCCCTTAACTCATGCAATATAGCTGTGAGAGCCTTCATCTGCTTCTCCATCCACTCCATTCGCTCTTGCATCATTCTCTCCCCAGCCTTATTCGCTATCTCTCGGAGAGTGATTGTCTCACCGATTTTATTGTCACCCCCTAGGGCATCCTTCCTTGTCACATCCATAACTGATCGTTCGCTGCTTTTCTGATGATTACTATCTTGGTGGTAGCTTTTTATCTAGCTCCCCACAGATGGCGCCAAAATATTGATGTAGAAATTTAGTTGCATATTGCCCGACCAGATTGGTTCACCAACATTTGTgttgacaaaaaagaagagGTTGCACTCCACCAGCTTCAGCAGTCACCCGAGCTTCTGGGACCCAATtcactcttcttcttctttctaagcCTGCGTTCATATAAACAAATCAGAGATGCCGGTGGTTTTTCCAgtgtaaaccctccgatgcttaAGTCAATACAAtgtgtttacgggaaaactGTATGATTCAAGTTGCGTAGATTAGCTGCAATATTCTCAACACAAAATGTATCAAGGATTcgtatataataatttctgGTATTAATTTGGCAGAGTTTCctattttctctaaatttttgtgtccctttttttcatcaatttctcAGCTTTTTATAGGCAATCATCCCACGTTATCTGAGTATTTTTCATGCCCGTCATATTCGGATAATTATGGACCTTAATGGGTCTTCAACCACCGAATGTGGGTAAACGTGTTCTCCCCAGCGGTTTGGGGCATGACAAAAATGTCGTGTGTTCGTGAGATCGTGTCCTCTTTCTTTTAGTGACGAGTACCTGGTTGGTATTCACTTCTGGTCGGCTCGTGCTCCATAAAAGATACACGATCAAGAATTTACTCGTTACACTCAGCTAGGGAAACTCGCTCCCGGGTAAGAAATGAGGAGATATCTGACTGGTACTTTTTATTACTCAACAACGAAAACATTTTAACGACGGTTTGAAAAAGCTCAAACAAATATATTAACGGCGCCAAATAAATGTTGTATATATTATGTTAGTGATTAATAATAGTTGGATCCCtaatgtttaataaaattacaagtaCATACATAGTTTGAAATGTTAATCATTAGCTAGTACATCCATTAAACTCCTGGATACGCATCATCCCGTGTTTGCATCGCATTGTCATCACTTTCTTCTTAACTTAGCACAATGCCAGATTGAAAAGAATGCCACCTCCAACAGAGtgccaaaaaatgaaatttatagttaatattaaattttagtagacaatagaaagaaaggaaatatcATATACAACAAAAATACTAAGATCAGTAAAAGCTAACTAATCAAGTTCTAAATTTGGcgctaagaaaacaaaaaagaaatgaaagacaattaagaaaatataaaggaAATGAAAGACAAATAAACCCAGAAAAATTAGAGCACTTATGGcttcttcattatttaaaatagaGGCATGAAGAGAACCTAATAAGCCAATAATATTGGGTATATCTCATTTGGGGGCTCAAAAACTTAAATCCAAAAGACTTGTTTGATTTGCAATTATCATtaagttttgaaattaaatgaaatttgccATTACAAGTAGGTTTTGAAAAGTGCATAATATAAAGAAGTGTTCAGCTACGTTGGAGTTCACCTACGGTGGAGCATGAATCTCAACTACACACgtaaaatagtaaattataaataatgagTTATAATAagctttttactatttatcacTTTGGTGTGTGGCTGAAATTCGTGCTCCACCGTAGGTAAACTTCAACATAGGCATAGCttataaagaataaaagcaAGTGGCGGCtgacataaattataaaatttataattaatgagtACAAAAGTAaccaattaatcaattatataGAAGGTTGGACCTATCCAAGCAATATAGTATTTTATATTATGCCATTCCTAAACCATTTTCaagttattaaattgaagACATATGCACAGCATCCAATTCAAGAAAAGAGAGCAAGAATGGcaagtgaaaaagaaagtgcAGTGAAGGAGCCCTTCGATCTCATAAGATTTAGCCTCGACGAGTGCATTTACGTTATGCTCTGATCCAAAAATGAACTCCACAACAAACTCTAAAACGTCGGATGCTCATCTGAACGTTGATAACGTAAGGCGTGCAACTGGCTAGCTGAACATCGATGATGATCAAGTTGCGGCTGGGATTATTTGGGTTGTGTCACCGGTTTCGTGGGTGATTGGAGGAGCCCAAAGCCTTAAGTGTTGTGGCTGAATTTTGGGAATTGGGTTTCAATTTGGGATTTTGACTTCTGTTAATTGGCATTTATATTTaggtattttaaatttttatttttttatttacaactacttatattttgtttcttactttttatattttattttttaaagtagcAGTGCAATTCGATCGGATTATTTGGATTGACCTAAATCCAATCCGATTGAATTGcacaaatcttatttaatcGGATTTGAAACCAAATCCAAATCTGATTcgatgcccacccctacctCTAGTGTTATTTAGAGAAGAATTTGTGCTATAATCCCATTAATATAATGAAAGATTATATTGAATTATGGTCCCATggtttttcttaatttaggTATATCAAATTATAGTCCCATggtttttcttaatttaggTCTTCTACGTAAAAATATGTGTCTCTTGTAGATGatttattgctttgattatGTTGGTTTATTTTCTGCTTATCAATTTGTAGTACACATCCCGTTTTAGTCACATAGAGAGGGGAAAATGTTTATTTCCACTTAATTTGAGCTACTTGTGTGGGTTCCTTTCCAACAAAGTGATAATAGAGTGTCAGGTTGtgtgttctttttatttcctGTGTGGTTGAGATGGAGTAGTCCTCGGCATGTATGATTAAATTGAAGTCATAGAATTATGGTATTTGGAAGTCTATAATAGGGGATTTACTATGCATAAAAGACTTTCATAAACCCATTGAAGGCGAAGACGTTAGACTAGTTGATTTAGATGATAAAAAATGGGCTCAACTAAATCAGAAGGCCGTGAGCACTATTAGGTCAGATCGATCAAAGTTGTACTACCATGGAGCAAAAGAATCCAAGGCTGATGCTTTTTAAAGGAAATTGGAAACAATTTATGAGCAGCTAACAATATATAAGCAAGTCAATATGATGAAAAGACTTTTTAACTGAGTATACTAGTGAGCTTCAGGGATCGCTTGATTAGCTAactactattaaaattattttagatgaTCAGTTACAAACATTATTGCTAACTTAGTTCTTTACTTGATAGTTGAGAGACATTAGTGGTGTCAATAAATAATTCAGTGCTGAATTAGAAATTAACTTTGGATATAGTTGCAGATAAGCTGCAGAATTAAGAATCTAGAAGAAAGAAGATTCAAACAGTTTCCTCTGAGTCATATGcatttgtttaaaaaagaaagaaaggcaGGGGAGAAGCCAAAGTAGAAATTTCTACCAGCAAAACAATGCTAATTGAGAGGAAGATCTAAGTCCCAGAGGAGAAACATTAAGTGCTTTTGTTGTTAGAAAATGAGTTATATAAAAAGCGAGTGTAAATTATGGAAAAGAGAATAGGTGAAAGAAAAGGGTAATACCcataaaaatgacaaaaaaaaaaaaacattgcaGCTATAGTTTATAgtgatattaatattatttatgatataaGGAGATTGATTCGGGTGCTTCGTTTCATGTTACTTACATCATGATTACTTCACATCCtatattaatgataattatggCCATGTTCGGATGGGAAATAAGAAGGTATCCAAGATTGTGGGCTTAGGAGATACTTGCTTGGAAACTAGCGTTGGCTGTAAGTTGTTGCTTAAAGATATCATATATGGACTAGATATTTGACATAATTTGACCTCTGCAGGCAAGTTTGATGATAATGGCTATACTAACCAATTAGATGAAGGAAAATGGAATCTCACTAAAGGCTCCCTAGTGTCAGTTAAGGGGAGGAAAATGACActctttatattttagaaGCCAAGATCAAGAAAAATGAGGTAAATGTGGGTGTAAAAGATTTTGAGGCATGATATAAAAGGCTTAGTCACATTGgtgagaatttttaaaaactcttACTAGAAAATGATTTCTTCTTACCTTTGCAAGTATGTCCCTTAAGACTTGTGTTCATTGTTTAGTTAGAAAGATACACAGAGtagattttaaaagtttttctccatttaaaaagtcaaaaatctttgatttgattcacaCTGATGTTTGCATGATGCAAAGTAGATTAAGAGAATGTGCacttcattttgtaatttttattgatgattgtttcAGAAAAGTGTAGGCAATTACTTTAGAATCTAAAGACCAAGTGcttgatatatttaagttCTTTCATACTTATGTTGAGAGAGggatagaaagaaaattaaaatgtgcCAAGGTAGACAATAGTGGTGAGTACATATGACTATTTGAGTAGTATTGTAAATCCCATGAAATCAGACTGGAAAAGACTGTACCAAAAATCCCTCAGTAGAATGGTGTTACAGAAAAGATGAAtagaataattgaaaaatggaTCATGTATATGCTTTCTGATGCCATACTTCTAAAATCATTTTAGGCAGAGGCTATGCGTATTacaattgatttgattaactTTTCTCCTTCAGCCCTTTAGATAGTGACTTATCTGAGAGAGTTTGGACTGAGAAATATGTTTCTTATAAACACTTGAGAGTGTTTGGTTGCAGAGCATATGTTCACATCCCTAAAGATGAGAGATCGAACTTCAGGATAAATCCAATTAATGCATTTTCTTATGCTATGGACATGAAGAATTGGGTACATATTATATGATCTAGTGGCAAGAAAGCTGGTCAGAAATAGTGATGTTGtgtttcttaaaaattaaatagttggtgatgaaaaaaaaagtgatgagCCTTAGTCATCTCCAAAGATTCCTATTATTCCAACTTCAGTTTCTCTACCTGTAGTTTATAATGATCATGGGGGAGCTAGAGAAGATAATAATGATGGTCTAGTAGAACTAGTTGAGCAAGTACCTCCAGAATTACTGCACCATTAGTTGAGCTAGAATTGAGGAGATTCACTAGAAAACAACGACCTTCCACTGAATACCCTTCACATGAGTATGTGATGCTTACAGATAGAGGGAGCTAGAATGCTTTGAAGAATCTATGTTTCATTAGCATAAAAGTGATTGTGTTAAAGCCATGTAAGAGGAGATGAAATCCTTCAATGAGAACCATACTTATGACTTAGTAAGGCTTCCTAATAAAAAGAGGACAATGAAGAATAAGTGGGTTTACGGGTTGAAGATTGAAAATAACTCACAACAACGGTATAAGGTTAGATTAGCTGTGAAGGGTTTCGGTCATAAGAAAGGTactgattttaaaaaaatattttctcatgTGGTGAAAATGTCTTCTATCGAGTAGTTCCGGGATTAGAGCTAGCTTGAATTTGGAGATTGAATATATCGATGTAAAGACAACTTTCTTGCATAGTGACTTGAAGGAGGAAATATATATGGAGCAACCTGAAAGGTTTAGTGTTAAAggcaaagaagaatttgtacataagttgaagaaaattttgtgtGGACTGAAACAGGCATCAAGACAGTGATACAAGAGGTTTGATTCTTTCATAGAGAATCATGGTTTCAACAAGATTATATCTGACCATTGTGTTTTCTTGAAGAAGTTTGgtgataatgattttatcattcttttgctttatgtggatgacataTTAATTGTTGGCTAGGATGctagtaaaattaataatttaaagaaagaacTTAGCAAGTTCTTTGCAATGAAGGACTTAGGACCgacaaaatagattttttgtaTGAAGATTTCCCGTGATAAAAAATCAAGGAAGTTATAGTTAT from Citrus sinensis cultivar Valencia sweet orange chromosome 9, DVS_A1.0, whole genome shotgun sequence carries:
- the LOC127899864 gene encoding uncharacterized protein LOC127899864; this encodes MEELYERIKGRGLLYPPAPVTKPAHKRNKGRFCKFHDTHGHTIGQCRDLENQVEDLYTLGDGTERSLEREQPTIQVIAEGPTLAGDSNRARKNYGRYALTNKEVLFNLPAAKRAKVRQVPIMWTDDDEECVLYPHEDTLVIKATVAGKEFQQILVDTGSSVDILFKSTLDEMGIADLKLERTNTPLKGFGEERLTPMGIIKLSITVG
- the LOC127899863 gene encoding uncharacterized protein LOC127899863 translates to MLDFVVVEEKSPYHIILRRPFMRVSQCVISTHYLALKYRVNGVVGVVKGDQRIARICYATATKETLQVTTLDSRGDSKKGRQEPTEKLEEVLVSKDDPSKVVKIESGLSEATRGELIRYLQSHADIFAWSYEDMLGIDPVVACHKLAIRKGARPMRQKRKCFNRKDLNKACPKDSFPLPKIDQLVDSTAGHSLLSFMDTFSGYNQIPMDKQDEESTMFITNMGLFCYRVMLFGLKNAGATYQKLVNKIFKPLIGHTMEVYVEDMITKSRELVDHVQHLEETFDMLRKYRMKLNLEKCAFGVSSGKFLGFLLKEYLGSAPLLSTLREGDELYLYLAISKWATSSVLVREDKGKQHPVYYTSKALVDAETRYPVIEKWTLALAIAARKLRPYFQAHLIVVMTDQPLR